One region of Sulfurisphaera ohwakuensis genomic DNA includes:
- a CDS encoding GH116 family glycosyl hydrolase, whose translation MVTYTDKDKISSGVPLGGIGAGKIEIDNKARIINVTIANNWINPIKELKNFFIYVKPDEGEGFILQKGLSLFPQVERIIYEGLYPFVFIKGRRKDIEVNLTAFSSLIPHDLRNSTLPAVGFKIRVNGSKGGYIAISMPNIVGSTKIGRINERVKNGVIFKNMKANDYDPAKGDITLISEEVDRVIVQYDANEIVTNLDKVKDNPHEVSGLREIPASILFTPYEREVKFVLSWYFISKHVFYPYGHYYQNFFSNSLEVAKYFLENFDYLERKTREWQDQIDFNGWLKDAIINSAYILSTSTWLDEKGRFSIFEAPTNFPYQGTIGTCYEFGSLPILYFFPELEKSFLSLLSTYIREDGYVPHDLGYCSLDSPTDGTTAPPKWKDLNPTYILLIYRYYKITGDIEFLKSVYEKVKKAFEWELKFSRYGLEGKMDSAFDVTPIKGVNSYTLSLYIASLLAMREISKAIGDNLNLDEKIKEAKETFEKIFNGKYFIAWEGMEDAVFLAQVFGEWWTTLLGLEPIADEEKIRSALRWIIKVNGNASKYCTPNLVKEDGKIVSLSPQTYSSWPRLVFAICWLSIEKGISEGLQLCEKEWQNLVSHGLVWDQPSRINSFNGLPDPVVSYLDHYIGSPSLWSFIVKKLINAKKENKEHEAMS comes from the coding sequence ATGGTTACTTATACTGACAAAGATAAAATCTCATCTGGAGTACCTTTGGGAGGAATTGGTGCAGGAAAAATAGAAATTGATAATAAGGCTAGAATTATAAATGTGACAATTGCAAATAATTGGATAAATCCAATTAAGGAACTTAAGAACTTTTTCATCTACGTAAAACCAGATGAAGGAGAAGGTTTCATATTGCAAAAGGGACTCTCATTATTTCCTCAAGTAGAGCGAATTATATATGAAGGGCTTTATCCCTTTGTTTTCATAAAAGGAAGAAGGAAAGATATTGAAGTTAATCTTACTGCTTTTTCCTCACTTATTCCTCATGATCTAAGAAACTCAACTCTACCAGCAGTGGGATTTAAAATAAGGGTTAATGGAAGTAAGGGAGGCTATATAGCAATTTCAATGCCAAATATAGTTGGTAGTACTAAAATCGGGAGAATAAACGAGAGGGTGAAAAATGGTGTTATTTTTAAGAATATGAAGGCTAATGATTATGATCCTGCAAAAGGAGATATAACTTTAATCTCGGAAGAAGTTGACAGAGTGATTGTTCAATATGATGCTAATGAAATAGTTACTAATTTAGATAAAGTAAAAGACAATCCTCATGAAGTAAGTGGTTTGAGAGAAATACCAGCCAGTATTCTGTTTACTCCGTACGAAAGAGAAGTAAAGTTCGTCTTATCATGGTATTTCATTAGTAAACATGTTTTCTATCCCTATGGACACTATTATCAAAATTTCTTCAGTAACTCCTTAGAAGTAGCAAAATATTTCCTTGAAAACTTTGATTACCTAGAAAGAAAGACCAGAGAGTGGCAAGATCAAATAGATTTTAATGGTTGGTTAAAAGATGCCATAATTAACTCCGCTTATATTCTTTCTACTAGCACTTGGTTAGATGAAAAGGGAAGATTTAGCATATTTGAAGCTCCCACTAATTTTCCCTATCAAGGAACAATAGGGACATGTTATGAATTTGGTTCCCTTCCAATACTCTACTTCTTTCCAGAACTTGAAAAGTCCTTTCTAAGTCTACTTTCTACTTATATAAGGGAAGACGGATATGTTCCTCATGATTTAGGTTATTGTTCTTTAGATTCACCAACTGATGGAACAACTGCACCACCAAAATGGAAAGACTTAAACCCAACTTACATTCTGCTAATCTATAGATATTACAAAATTACGGGAGACATAGAGTTCCTTAAATCAGTTTACGAAAAAGTGAAAAAAGCCTTTGAGTGGGAGCTCAAATTTTCTAGATATGGTCTTGAAGGCAAGATGGATAGTGCATTTGATGTTACACCAATAAAGGGAGTTAATAGTTACACATTATCTTTGTACATAGCCTCACTCCTTGCAATGAGAGAGATTAGCAAAGCTATTGGTGATAATTTAAACCTAGACGAGAAGATAAAGGAAGCTAAAGAAACGTTTGAGAAAATATTTAATGGTAAATATTTTATTGCTTGGGAAGGAATGGAGGATGCGGTATTTCTTGCTCAAGTTTTTGGTGAGTGGTGGACAACGCTACTTGGTTTAGAACCTATAGCTGATGAAGAGAAAATAAGATCTGCTCTAAGATGGATAATAAAAGTTAATGGTAATGCGTCAAAATACTGCACTCCTAACTTAGTTAAAGAAGACGGTAAAATTGTTTCACTTTCACCTCAAACTTATTCTTCATGGCCTAGATTAGTCTTTGCGATTTGTTGGCTCTCAATAGAAAAAGGCATTTCTGAAGGCTTACAGTTATGTGAAAAAGAATGGCAAAACTTAGTTTCTCACGGTCTTGTTTGGGATCAGCCATCAAGAATAAATTCATTTAACGGTTTACCAGATCCAGTTGTGAGTTATTTAGACCACTATATAGGTAGTCCCTCTCTGTGGTCTTTTATTGTGAAAAAGCTTATAAATGCAAAGAAAGAGAATAAGGAACATGAAGCAATGTCCTAA
- a CDS encoding S53 family peptidase has translation MLRIVGILVLILLMISGVISIAQQSQQLYYIQTSSPTYSIVPGSIFVQPLNTSTELYIAVLLNFTNYSSLLNYLNEIYLSPSLFHKWLSPYQFREYYYPSQSYINSLINYLESYGLHYDGQYGLALVFNGNVGEIEKAFNTYINIYYYPFKDLYWFGQIGITDIGPFYYFSNNVTPSLPYNVGKYVLGIVGIDSLDPKVVSLIKQDAWKLNITRVGQGLISKVVISPITIQQYFNFTLAYEHGFTGKGSDIAIEGVPECYVNVSDIYAFWKLYNIPRTGSLKVITFGNDTSGGQSAENELDAEWSGAFAPGANVTIVFSDGYVGGVNLVGNLLNYWYEYYYMVNYLYPNVISISVSVPESYLAAYYPAMLDLIHNMMLQAAAEGISVLAASGDWGFESDHPPPNFRIGIYNTIWYPESDPYVTSVGGIFINASSNGSIISFSGWDYSTGGHSVVFPAQYYELTSLIPFTPTYVRTYPDIAFVSAGGYNIPEFGFGLPLVFEGQLFLWYGTSGAAPMTAAMVSLPGVRFGALNYALYHISYNGIVVSPIGTFQGLIAWIPVTSGNNPTPAHYGWNYVTGPGTYDAYAMVYDILLYSGYSV, from the coding sequence ATGCTTAGAATTGTTGGAATTTTAGTTTTAATTTTACTAATGATCTCTGGAGTAATAAGTATAGCTCAGCAATCACAGCAATTGTATTATATTCAAACATCATCACCAACATATTCGATAGTTCCAGGATCAATATTCGTGCAACCGTTAAATACTTCTACGGAGCTTTATATAGCCGTTCTGCTAAACTTCACTAATTACTCATCCTTACTTAATTATCTTAACGAGATATATCTTTCACCCTCACTATTTCATAAATGGCTAAGTCCATACCAATTTAGAGAATACTACTATCCTTCTCAAAGTTATATTAACTCCTTAATTAACTATCTGGAGTCTTATGGATTACATTATGATGGACAATACGGTTTAGCATTAGTCTTTAACGGAAATGTCGGAGAAATTGAAAAAGCATTTAATACTTATATAAATATCTATTACTACCCATTTAAGGACCTATATTGGTTTGGACAAATAGGGATAACCGATATAGGACCATTCTATTACTTCTCTAACAATGTTACTCCGTCATTACCTTATAATGTTGGTAAATATGTTTTAGGAATTGTAGGAATAGATAGTTTAGATCCTAAAGTAGTAAGTTTAATTAAACAAGATGCATGGAAATTAAATATAACCAGAGTAGGACAAGGATTAATATCTAAAGTTGTAATTTCACCAATAACAATACAACAGTATTTTAACTTCACTTTAGCTTATGAGCACGGTTTTACTGGCAAAGGAAGCGATATTGCAATTGAAGGAGTTCCAGAATGTTATGTTAATGTTTCCGACATTTACGCATTTTGGAAATTATACAACATTCCAAGAACTGGGAGTTTAAAGGTAATAACGTTTGGTAATGATACTTCTGGCGGGCAATCTGCTGAGAATGAGTTAGATGCTGAGTGGAGTGGAGCATTTGCCCCTGGAGCGAATGTAACAATAGTTTTCAGTGATGGTTATGTAGGTGGCGTGAACCTAGTGGGTAATTTACTTAACTACTGGTATGAGTATTATTATATGGTTAACTATCTATACCCTAATGTAATCTCAATATCTGTTAGCGTACCAGAATCATATTTAGCAGCTTACTATCCGGCAATGTTAGATTTAATACACAACATGATGTTGCAAGCTGCTGCTGAAGGAATAAGTGTCTTAGCTGCTTCTGGCGATTGGGGATTTGAAAGTGATCATCCACCACCTAACTTCAGAATTGGTATTTATAATACTATCTGGTATCCAGAAAGCGATCCCTATGTAACTTCTGTGGGTGGAATATTTATTAATGCATCATCTAACGGGAGTATTATTAGCTTCTCTGGTTGGGATTATAGTACTGGTGGACATAGCGTAGTATTCCCAGCTCAGTACTACGAGCTAACATCATTAATTCCATTTACACCTACATACGTAAGAACATATCCAGATATTGCTTTCGTATCTGCTGGAGGGTACAATATTCCAGAGTTCGGATTTGGTTTGCCGTTAGTTTTTGAGGGACAACTATTTTTATGGTATGGTACTAGCGGTGCAGCTCCAATGACTGCTGCTATGGTATCATTACCTGGTGTTAGATTTGGTGCATTGAACTACGCACTTTATCATATATCCTATAACGGGATAGTGGTTTCACCAATTGGAACTTTTCAAGGTTTAATAGCATGGATTCCAGTAACTTCTGGAAATAATCCAACACCGGCACATTACGGATGGAACTATGTTACTGGACCTGGAACTTATGATGCATATGCTATGGTCTACGATATTCTATTATACTCTGGTTATTCTGTTTAA
- a CDS encoding PaREP1 family protein gives MESQLPKFIKEPEKYSRLRLLESLQELYLSVEMLKAGYSRNSASKLFLSWKALLSSIVVTNFNKIVEKKKKEGKEDEVKWYLRIGYSTSTAGLVGISRDLEDLGFKGLVTLTTAMLGIHKYAYNGLDEDISPFHSRNDAIISIKELVRAEVEIISSMKLGDEERELLEKIKKKLNEI, from the coding sequence ATGGAGTCACAGTTACCTAAATTCATCAAAGAGCCAGAGAAGTATTCTAGGTTAAGGTTACTTGAATCCTTGCAAGAGCTCTATTTAAGTGTTGAGATGCTTAAGGCTGGTTATAGTAGGAATTCTGCGAGTAAGCTCTTTCTTTCATGGAAGGCACTTTTAAGCTCAATCGTTGTTACGAACTTTAACAAAATTGTGGAAAAGAAAAAGAAGGAGGGGAAGGAAGATGAGGTTAAATGGTATTTAAGGATAGGATATTCTACATCTACTGCTGGTTTAGTGGGAATTTCTAGGGATCTTGAAGACCTTGGGTTTAAGGGGTTAGTTACTTTAACAACTGCAATGCTAGGTATTCACAAGTATGCATATAATGGTTTAGATGAGGATATAAGCCCCTTTCATAGTCGAAATGATGCAATAATATCAATAAAGGAGTTAGTGAGGGCTGAAGTTGAGATAATAAGCTCAATGAAATTAGGAGATGAAGAAAGAGAACTTTTAGAGAAGATAAAGAAAAAATTAAATGAAATTTAA
- a CDS encoding alcohol dehydrogenase catalytic domain-containing protein translates to MKALVFDKSGIENLKYTDYEDPKIGPNEVLIRVRYAGVNPVDYYTVTRLNVKPLPHIPGVEFAGEVEKVGDNVTKVKPGDRVTIYGRIFDGTCDMCMIGYETLCRSGGRIGVDANGGWSEYISVEEKYVFKLPNEFSWELGSSMTVSALTAYHALKEANLKPGEVLVVFGASGNTGMFAVQLGKKFGAKVIAVSRKSWLKDFGADLVVGYDEVEEKVKEFTNGKMADVVIDSLGGKLWNKGFSVVGVKGRIVTFGTLLGAEVSLNLSELYSKHISILGVNRGNRKDFVELLELCKDCKVKTHKIYKLEEGKEALEELFNEKRDGRIFLST, encoded by the coding sequence GTGAAGGCATTAGTTTTTGATAAAAGCGGAATCGAAAACCTTAAATACACGGATTATGAAGATCCAAAAATTGGTCCAAACGAAGTTCTAATTAGAGTAAGATATGCTGGAGTAAATCCAGTAGATTACTATACTGTAACAAGGCTTAATGTAAAACCACTTCCTCATATACCGGGTGTAGAGTTTGCTGGAGAAGTTGAAAAAGTAGGTGATAATGTAACTAAAGTTAAACCCGGTGATAGAGTTACAATCTACGGTAGAATATTCGACGGTACTTGCGATATGTGTATGATAGGTTATGAGACTTTATGTAGAAGTGGTGGAAGAATAGGAGTAGATGCTAATGGTGGTTGGAGTGAGTACATTTCAGTTGAGGAAAAGTATGTATTTAAATTGCCTAATGAATTTTCGTGGGAGTTAGGAAGTAGCATGACTGTTTCAGCTTTAACTGCTTATCATGCATTAAAAGAGGCTAATTTAAAGCCTGGAGAAGTTTTAGTAGTTTTTGGTGCATCCGGAAATACTGGAATGTTTGCAGTGCAGTTAGGTAAGAAATTTGGTGCTAAAGTTATTGCTGTAAGTAGGAAAAGCTGGTTAAAGGATTTTGGTGCAGATCTAGTTGTCGGATATGATGAAGTTGAAGAGAAGGTGAAAGAATTCACTAACGGAAAAATGGCTGATGTTGTAATTGATTCCTTAGGAGGTAAGTTATGGAATAAGGGATTTTCTGTTGTTGGTGTGAAAGGAAGAATAGTAACTTTCGGGACCCTTTTAGGTGCAGAGGTTAGTTTAAATCTATCTGAACTTTATTCTAAGCATATTTCAATATTGGGAGTTAATAGGGGAAATAGGAAGGATTTCGTTGAACTACTTGAATTATGCAAAGATTGCAAAGTAAAGACTCACAAAATTTACAAACTCGAAGAAGGTAAAGAAGCCTTAGAAGAATTGTTTAACGAGAAGAGGGATGGAAGAATTTTCCTCTCAACTTAA
- a CDS encoding zinc ribbon domain-containing protein: MKQCPKCGYMNPDDAKFCMNCGTPFPKKRRLLPIIVGVVIAIAIIASVPIIFAIINSSPVVLSASTVQSTLGGQWSVVTNETYIAKYPVKQITIEYANGTNVTVPYPHQIKTYIHEVLIGKLNSTNVTMIVKVIIYTSNITMFHHMFGFGFQFNTNQFYTDITTYDGYSIFYVSSTFPYPHTFVTAVKGNELIQIRISGYSASLQQVESLISDIS; this comes from the coding sequence ATGAAGCAATGTCCTAAATGTGGATATATGAATCCAGATGATGCAAAATTTTGTATGAATTGTGGTACACCATTTCCTAAAAAGAGAAGATTACTTCCAATAATAGTTGGTGTTGTAATAGCTATAGCAATAATTGCTTCAGTTCCAATTATCTTTGCAATTATAAATTCATCACCAGTAGTCCTTTCAGCATCTACTGTTCAGTCAACATTAGGAGGTCAATGGTCTGTAGTAACTAATGAAACCTATATAGCTAAATATCCAGTAAAACAAATAACTATCGAATATGCTAACGGTACTAATGTTACAGTTCCGTATCCTCATCAAATAAAGACATATATTCATGAAGTCTTAATAGGAAAGTTAAACTCAACTAATGTAACTATGATAGTTAAGGTAATAATTTATACTTCAAACATAACTATGTTCCATCACATGTTTGGTTTCGGTTTTCAATTTAATACTAATCAGTTCTATACTGATATAACAACATATGATGGATACAGTATATTTTATGTTTCTTCAACGTTTCCCTATCCCCATACTTTCGTAACTGCTGTAAAAGGTAATGAACTAATACAAATAAGAATCTCCGGTTATTCAGCGTCATTACAACAGGTTGAGTCCTTAATATCTGATATTAGCTAA
- a CDS encoding heavy-metal-associated domain-containing protein, whose product MQEISFKVSGIYCENCVRKVYKALSTLKGVIDIQIIPNFNEEYAEVHLKCERKIPREEIEDVISEVSQETPYHEYRVIWVKRRLLFS is encoded by the coding sequence ATGCAAGAAATTAGCTTTAAAGTATCTGGTATATATTGTGAGAATTGCGTCAGAAAAGTGTATAAAGCTCTATCAACATTAAAGGGAGTAATTGATATCCAAATTATCCCTAACTTTAATGAAGAATACGCTGAAGTACATTTGAAATGCGAAAGAAAAATACCTAGAGAAGAAATTGAAGATGTAATAAGTGAAGTTTCACAAGAAACTCCCTATCATGAATATAGGGTTATTTGGGTAAAGCGTAGATTACTCTTCAGTTAA
- a CDS encoding C2H2 type zinc finger domain-containing protein — protein sequence MPICPSCEIKFNNWYDVAEHIDLMANKRSDKSHVMWLNRNLSIKRLSKEELAKKLEDYFSTPEGLGMWIRKRFIEKFYGENPHPFILAMQKPTRGVLLGYVIEHQHFLKNWVKVLSSIVFKTDKDEVVEYELENIAVEFIGYKGRPSHYELLLRMGESLGMSREKILNTQPLPDTQFAINTWRRIAEEKHWLITMACMHSLELVADRSLRNYGAKLHYFDPQILTSDEYSQAVKDFLREGYEADVSHAGEALHLVEKYAKGIEEEIQINVLKSFDAFSKYLFARLERGIELEPQLMRVITR from the coding sequence ATGCCAATTTGTCCTTCATGTGAAATTAAATTTAACAATTGGTATGATGTTGCAGAACATATAGATCTCATGGCTAATAAGAGGAGTGATAAGTCTCATGTTATGTGGCTTAATAGGAACTTAAGTATAAAGAGACTTAGCAAAGAAGAGTTAGCAAAGAAATTAGAAGACTATTTCTCAACTCCAGAAGGTTTAGGAATGTGGATAAGAAAAAGATTCATAGAAAAATTCTATGGTGAGAACCCTCATCCTTTCATATTGGCAATGCAAAAACCTACCAGAGGTGTTCTTTTAGGATATGTCATAGAACATCAACATTTCTTAAAGAATTGGGTTAAGGTACTTTCTTCTATCGTGTTTAAAACTGACAAAGATGAAGTAGTTGAATATGAGTTGGAAAATATAGCTGTTGAATTTATAGGATATAAAGGAAGACCTTCTCATTATGAGCTTCTATTAAGAATGGGAGAATCACTTGGAATGTCAAGAGAGAAAATACTTAATACGCAACCGTTACCAGATACACAATTTGCTATTAATACTTGGAGAAGAATTGCTGAGGAAAAACATTGGTTAATTACTATGGCTTGTATGCATAGTTTAGAGTTAGTTGCAGATCGTAGTTTGAGAAATTATGGTGCAAAACTACACTATTTCGATCCACAAATATTAACGTCTGACGAATACTCTCAAGCAGTTAAGGATTTTTTGAGAGAGGGTTATGAAGCTGATGTTTCACATGCTGGAGAGGCTTTACACTTAGTTGAAAAATACGCTAAAGGAATAGAAGAAGAGATCCAAATAAATGTGTTAAAATCATTTGATGCTTTCTCCAAGTATTTGTTTGCTAGATTGGAAAGGGGAATTGAGTTAGAACCACAACTTATGAGGGTGATCACAAGATGA
- a CDS encoding TA0938 family protein: MKIIVNGKEAGSKETGCALCGATWGEYYEEIDGDRLFFCCDFCALEFKNMVNEVKKRTGWSKIDELIINGNYYTGRTCIAKLGEKEYKFYVKFNEEGDVGIFKEV; this comes from the coding sequence ATGAAGATAATAGTAAATGGAAAAGAGGCTGGAAGTAAAGAAACCGGATGTGCATTATGCGGAGCTACTTGGGGAGAGTATTATGAAGAGATTGATGGTGACAGATTGTTCTTTTGTTGTGATTTCTGTGCATTAGAATTTAAGAACATGGTTAACGAGGTTAAGAAAAGGACTGGATGGAGTAAAATAGACGAATTAATAATTAATGGTAATTATTACACTGGAAGAACTTGCATAGCTAAGTTAGGAGAAAAAGAATATAAATTCTATGTGAAGTTTAATGAAGAAGGAGATGTGGGAATATTTAAAGAAGTCTAA
- a CDS encoding GNAT family N-acetyltransferase, which translates to MIDIQLKKFFLRDPIKFAFEIYDSEIDYEFTEFKIANEGYLMIYRKINPITIMLYGENENTVTKLLSLIKEDKFILFIEPKWKYLLNFSNMKIYPEILMICKSPKVFRREDVRRLTVKDSDKIIELYGKDRGGFVVQMLRDNKTTAYGLFIDNKLVSAAYTWIETKDAGIIGGVFTREGFRNRGFASSVVSELAEDIVKRGKIASLYVREDNTSAIHVYKKIGFNEYWKRLWVSVNTDAKPL; encoded by the coding sequence ATGATTGATATTCAACTTAAGAAGTTCTTCTTAAGAGACCCTATTAAGTTTGCTTTTGAGATTTATGATTCCGAGATTGACTACGAATTTACGGAGTTTAAAATAGCAAATGAAGGATATTTGATGATTTATAGAAAAATTAATCCTATTACGATAATGCTTTATGGAGAAAACGAAAATACCGTAACTAAATTACTTTCATTAATAAAAGAAGATAAATTCATACTATTCATAGAACCTAAATGGAAATATTTGCTAAACTTTTCCAATATGAAGATATACCCAGAAATCCTAATGATTTGTAAATCTCCTAAAGTATTTAGAAGGGAAGATGTAAGGAGGCTTACAGTTAAGGATTCTGATAAGATAATTGAGTTATACGGAAAAGATAGAGGAGGTTTCGTAGTGCAAATGTTAAGGGATAATAAAACTACTGCTTACGGTCTATTTATAGATAACAAATTAGTCTCAGCCGCTTATACATGGATTGAAACTAAGGATGCAGGCATTATAGGAGGGGTTTTCACTAGAGAAGGGTTTAGGAATAGAGGCTTTGCATCTTCAGTAGTATCCGAACTTGCTGAAGATATAGTTAAAAGAGGTAAGATAGCATCTCTTTACGTAAGGGAAGATAATACTTCAGCCATCCATGTTTATAAAAAGATTGGATTTAATGAATATTGGAAAAGATTATGGGTATCTGTGAATACTGATGCTAAACCACTATAA
- the narI gene encoding respiratory nitrate reductase subunit gamma: MNYFWVIYPYVAVTIFFGGYIYTYLTRRYYWSARSFELLAKRTHTYASNFFHYGIVIVLLGHLVGIAIPASALLVIGLTYSLHEAVAFYLGALFGVIAIIGLVWLLILSYLTRASASLSITDHLVYIVLILVIATGLYNTLIVHPDYMTTVAPWFQGLITFHPNTSLIEKAPLSLQIHVALSFLLYALWPFSRLVHVFTFPITYLWRPYIVYRGYRYSRVVRKR; encoded by the coding sequence ATGAATTACTTCTGGGTAATTTATCCTTATGTAGCTGTTACTATATTTTTCGGAGGATATATATACACATATTTAACGAGGAGATATTATTGGTCAGCAAGATCTTTTGAACTACTAGCAAAACGTACACATACATATGCGTCAAACTTCTTTCACTACGGGATTGTTATAGTCTTACTAGGGCACTTAGTAGGAATAGCTATACCAGCCTCAGCTCTACTTGTAATAGGACTCACATATAGTCTTCATGAAGCAGTAGCATTCTATTTAGGAGCACTCTTCGGAGTTATAGCAATAATAGGACTAGTTTGGCTACTTATATTATCGTATTTAACTAGAGCATCAGCATCTCTCTCCATTACTGACCACTTAGTATATATTGTATTAATCTTAGTAATAGCTACAGGATTATATAACACATTAATTGTTCACCCAGATTATATGACTACAGTAGCACCATGGTTCCAGGGATTAATAACGTTTCATCCAAATACTTCTTTAATAGAGAAGGCACCTTTAAGCTTGCAAATTCACGTAGCATTGTCTTTCCTACTATATGCATTATGGCCTTTCTCTAGATTAGTCCATGTGTTCACATTCCCAATAACATATTTATGGAGACCTTACATAGTTTATAGGGGATACCGTTACTCTAGAGTCGTCAGAAAAAGGTAA
- a CDS encoding MFS transporter: MKPLRTYAVLNNLASSLINPFVSFFTASYGITGVLLAIVSSANTTFPGVVQFILARIFIKAKRIIEVGEFLTGLFWVLIGSFTIFNSFFVIFYVVITVCLGVANFGWLLILDKVSETKRGRILAYYSFYATIGGFIATLITGFIVRDNLYMMRYFFVISGLIYIINSFIISKSDVDVEYKGSKITLTRNPEIKKLFVITFIFTFIWSMAWPLFPLAQVYKFHMNELQIAIIDLISGISTLSLQRVIGRLVDKSKKLIMFLGRLGLATFPLVYGLGTSVYQIYLAYIVSGFTNSASISYTAFLFDNSSYSEKRVNIALYNMINGLSALSGSTFSSLILGILLTRINIIMAINLMMITIGILRILSSLLYLKIKETVRR; encoded by the coding sequence TTGAAGCCACTAAGAACTTATGCTGTGCTAAATAATCTTGCATCAAGTTTAATAAATCCCTTTGTCTCCTTTTTCACAGCATCTTACGGAATTACTGGAGTTTTATTAGCAATTGTCTCTTCAGCAAATACCACATTTCCTGGTGTTGTACAATTTATTTTAGCAAGGATTTTCATAAAGGCTAAAAGAATAATTGAAGTAGGAGAATTCCTAACCGGCTTATTCTGGGTATTAATAGGTTCTTTTACTATTTTTAACTCATTTTTTGTAATTTTTTATGTAGTAATTACAGTCTGTTTAGGAGTTGCTAACTTTGGCTGGTTATTAATTTTGGATAAGGTTAGTGAGACGAAAAGAGGGAGAATATTAGCTTATTATTCTTTTTATGCTACAATTGGAGGTTTTATCGCAACTTTAATAACAGGGTTCATAGTTAGGGATAATCTTTATATGATGAGATATTTCTTTGTAATTTCCGGTTTAATTTATATTATTAACTCCTTTATTATTTCTAAATCGGATGTTGATGTAGAGTATAAAGGGAGTAAAATTACTTTGACTAGAAACCCAGAAATAAAGAAATTATTTGTGATAACATTTATATTTACGTTTATATGGTCGATGGCTTGGCCTTTATTTCCATTGGCGCAAGTTTATAAATTTCATATGAATGAATTACAAATCGCAATCATTGATTTAATTAGTGGAATTTCAACTCTTTCATTACAGAGAGTAATTGGGAGGTTGGTAGATAAATCAAAAAAGCTTATTATGTTTTTAGGAAGATTAGGATTAGCTACATTCCCATTAGTTTATGGTTTAGGCACATCAGTTTATCAAATTTACTTAGCTTATATTGTATCTGGTTTTACAAACTCAGCCTCCATTTCCTATACGGCGTTTCTTTTTGATAATTCAAGTTATAGTGAAAAAAGAGTAAATATTGCACTTTATAATATGATAAACGGTCTTTCAGCTCTATCTGGATCCACATTTTCCAGTCTTATTTTAGGAATTCTATTAACAAGAATTAACATAATAATGGCTATAAACCTAATGATGATTACGATAGGTATCCTTAGAATTCTATCTTCCTTATTATATCTAAAAATAAAGGAAACTGTAAGAAGGTAA
- a CDS encoding twin-arginine translocase TatA/TatE family subunit, with protein sequence MINMALTITDTAILLIVVILLFFGASKLPEVFRSLGRATGEFKKGQLEAELELAQMQQQLSQQNKSDELVKKIEELQKQIEELKKQQQLQSK encoded by the coding sequence ATGATAAATATGGCTCTAACTATTACTGATACTGCAATATTACTTATTGTAGTAATTTTACTCTTTTTCGGAGCTTCAAAGTTACCAGAAGTCTTTAGATCATTAGGAAGAGCTACCGGCGAATTTAAGAAGGGACAACTTGAGGCGGAGTTGGAATTAGCTCAAATGCAACAGCAATTATCTCAACAAAACAAGAGTGATGAGTTAGTCAAAAAGATTGAAGAATTACAAAAACAAATCGAAGAATTAAAGAAACAGCAACAACTACAAAGTAAATAA